The genomic stretch GTGCTTTTGTCCTGAATTTGTAGATTTAAAGTACATTGAAACCAAGAAAGGAAGTCGTATGGTACATTGCTCTATGGCACCTTCATAGTTATTGTCACATGCCTGAAAGGTTCACATCTCAGAAGGATCATAAGGAAGTATTTCTCTATCATGGCTTTAATTGTAAAGTGGAATTTTTTCTATATGACTCTGTGAGTATCTTATgcaccccccatccccacccccatgtcTTACCACACTAACACTTACTGCTTTTGCTAACCCAGCATGTACAGAGGAAATGCAGAGCAAATACTTTGAAGCTGATGTTTGGGTTTCTGGCATATAGAGATTTGGAAACTAAGATGAATGGATTGTGAAGAGATCTGAAATCAATTTGCAGCCATACTGTAGTCTGGACTACAAGTTTTGGGAATGACAATTTTACGGTAGCCCTTTTAATACTTCTGCACATGGTTTTTTAAAGTAGTACATTGTGGGAAACCTGTTCTCTGTGAAGAATCAGGATAAAAATCAAGTCACACCTGCTatcattttgccattttaaaacaaaatttgaagtGCTGTATTTGGTTAACCATAAACCCACCTATCCTGTTCCATATTGAGATATAAAGGCAGTGACTTAAATTATCTTATTAgaacattgttttttctttttaaaatagtgattCATAAAGCTTTATACTTGTAAGGAACAGAAGGATGTTAACAGCCTTAACTCTGTCATTCTTGGACTTGATAGATtatgcaagaaatatttttttttatttttgcaagaaAGGATTGTTTTTCTGGTTGCCATATGTGCCCACTTTTCAGTATTTCTATGGACACGTTCAAATAGCAGGGAAGGAAAGCTATGGTGAAGGGATGAGATGCATTGATCTGTTGCTTGTGAAAGTTTCAAAACTTTCAGTCTTCCACCTTTCTGTGTGGCCAGCTTAATCAAATGGGAGACAGAACTGATCAATCTCAATTGAATCAGTAATATCTTTTTGTGAATTTCGTTTTAGGGAAACAAAGCCATATTCTATTATTGTCTTCATCTTAGCTCACTTACTCCCTCTGCTGAGAGTAGCAGTCACTGCCAGGATTCCCAGGCAGAGCTGCAGTAATTTTCAAAAATCTGCTGGCGAACAGGAATGTAAAATAAGGCCAGGCCCCTCTTTGAATTCTCTTTCCGCTCATGCTCTCACATATCATGACTACCAGCCCTAGTAAAAGCTGCAGTCTATTATGAGAAGCAACAGCTCCACATCCTATTGTCACAGAAAGCTCCTTGATACATCATCTGGCTGTGACTTGCTACCTTTCACGAGTGGTACAGACAGGACTTCGAAATCAGATGCCACGCTCTTCAGACACTGAGACCATGATTTCAACAGCTCAAAGACAATTAGAAGGCACCACAGTGGACCActaattttatattcccatccaTTCACCGATTTAATTAATATAATAACAGAGCAGTCATCAGTAAATGGTTATAGAGAAGGCTTCTGATGGAAATTAAGAGAACTTCATTTCCACTGTTTACTTGCTGTAATTTAGAAATGCATTTCACCCACAATTCAGTATCTTTAGAAACAAAATTGGAGTCTCAAGCACTGGTTCTGCTTTGAACTGGGTGTATTTGGCCAGCCTGTCAGCCTTGTCCTGCATGTCTAGCAGTGTGCTGTTACCAAGAAACATGTTTCAGAAAATAGGTAcggcataaaaatataaaaccagggacttccctggtggtccagtgggtaagactccatgctcccaatgcagtgggcccaggttcgatccctggtcagggaactagatcccacatgtatgccacaactaagacccagtgcagccaaataaataaataaatattttttaaagaaagtttttttttttttgtggtacgcgggcctctcactggcctctcccgttgcagagcacaggctccgaacgtgcaggcccagtggccatggctcacgggcccggctgctccgcggcatgtgggatcctcccggactggggcatgaacccatgtcccctgcattggcaggcggaccctcaaccactgcgccaccagggaagcccaataaatattttttaaaaaacaataaaaatataaaaccagcaaagtttcttttctaaatatttgtataGGCCACAAGCAGTTCACATGGGGAAAAAATCTGTTTAAACAAGCTGTCCTTTAGTAATCCTGTGTCCTCTTACCTTTTCCCTAAGCCTGAAATACATGCATTATCCCCCAtttcacaggaaaggaaactgagattccTTTCAGACAGTGGGAAGGACAAAGGATGCACCTTACAACTGAGTCAGCCTTCTTTAAGCAGCCATCCCAAGAGTGCCACACAATCACTCCTTTCATCTCAACCAGAACTTCCGTGGCCACTCCATGCAGGCATATGCGAGGCTGGGAAATGCAGTCTTAGAGAGGGTCACATTGCTGCCCCAAATATAATTGAGGTTTATTACTGAGAAATAAGAAGAATGCATATCGAGTGGCAAGTCACTGTCTCTGCCACAGCTCGGAAAGAATGAGTCTCCTCACAATCTATGTCTTATGCCTTCCCAAACCATATAGGCAAACGACGAAAATCCAATCCAAAACCCCTTGTTCTGAGTGAAGCTAGAAAGCAGTTAATGATCTACAGACTACCTCAGGTCCTCCGGCTGCACCTTAAAAGATTCAGGTGAGCTTGCTCTGGGGCATCCCAGGTGGCTGTGAGCTGTGGGAATAGCTACTTCAAAGGCTTTGGCAAAGGCAAATGTCTTCTTCGGTGTTGGGAGGAGAAGCCTGTTCCCTAGAGGCCTCACGCTTTCCATGGAGTGTATGGTTCATGCCCAGTGAAGCAAGCTGATGTCGGGGGCCAGGACTGGGCTTCTGCTCTCATGGTCCTATTTAATCAGCTAGCCTGTACTTGGGTGTCTGTGCTTGAACATTTTCTAGCCTCGCTTGGGCTTTTATAGATTGATCTTCAGAATAAAGTATGAGATAATCTGTGAAAAGGAGGGCAGGAGGTAAAGTACAAAAAGAGTATTGCCTGAATTGCTTGTTCAGGGATTTCTAGTTTCAGAGAACATGCAATATTCACAGGAAATATATGTGAACATTGATTACCACTGTCTTGTTGTGAAAGAAAACCAAATCCAGAAGGTTAAATTTTCTCCGTTCCCTGTTTTACCTACCTCTACCTCTGACCACACATGCCATTTCTTACTAGTAAGAAGTTTATATCCATGTTCTAGGTGGTCTGGCCGTAATCACCGAGAGAAGATTGGGGTCCATGTCGTCTTTGACCAGGTATTAACCATGGAACCTTACTGCTGCAGGGACATGCTCTCCTCTCTTGACAAAGAGACCTTTGCCTATGATCTCTCCGCAGTGGTCATGCATCACGGGAAAGGGTTTGGCTCAGGACACTACACAGCCTATTGCTACAACACAGAGGGAGGTGCGTGCGCTTTACTctgtggggtgggggacacaaaAAAGGGTTGGTTTGTccacatttcattccttttatttaatCTATAGGGGGATATTACATACATTAAAATCCAGTGGAAAGAATTATGAAAGATGGATTCAAATTTTGGATATATCACTAAGTAACAACATTTGATTGTTCTAAGAACTGACAGGAACTAACATGTAAAAGTGCTGAGCACGGTGTCTAGTATGTAATGGTCAGTTAATGTTAGAGATTATCGTTGTTATTAATACTTCTGCTGCAGACTTCAGTTTCATTCTTGGTTTTGCAGAAACAATATGACCCATCTAACTTCATGGAATCTCACTAGCCTCAGCTCATAACGAAGCTGAGGacacttactgagcatttactacaaAGGCCCTTCCCAAGGAGCTTTCAGTTCTTGCCCTCAGAGCAGAGCCTCCCAGCTACTGTGCTGAGGCAGGTGGGCTGCAGATGTGTTTTCAGTAGTGTACCCATCCTGAACCCCGCAGCCCTTGGGGTAGCCAGAGTGAGCctgtaaaaaataactttttattccttctaagttctcctttatcacttcTCTCTATTTAcactccccctctcctcctcctccttttcccatCTCTTAGCCCCCAGTCTCCTGTCTTTGTAGAAAACCCTAATGGGCAGTGAAGAAGcctgaatgaaatgaaatgaggaCAAAAATTATAGTCGGTCGATACTGCAAGCAGTATTGTGGTGGGGCTTGCGGGGTTAAAACCAGTGGTTTCCGGGAAGTCTGTTGgtttcatttacttttctcttcctccaccACCAACAATCAAGGGTTGGATCTATTCAGAACTCCTCTGTCCCTTTCCTCGTCTCCTTGTTTGCCTGGTGACTGGtagtcattttctctctctctttcatttggTTTCCTAGGTTTTTGGGTCCACTGCAATGACTCAAAGCTGAATGTATGCAGTGTCGAGGAAGTGTGCAAAACTCAAGCCTACATCCTTTTTTACACTCAAAGAACAGTTCAGGGCAATGCAAGAATCTCAGAAACCCAACTCCAAACTCAGGTGCAGTCCAGCAACAACGATGAGGGCAGACCACGGACCTTCCCCTGAATGGGAGGCACGTATCGAGGACTGGCTTGCTTTTAAACTATTGGTTTCTATACATCTTTCCTCGTATAGGAAATAAGGTTTACTGCAGGAACAGATTACTAGGTTTGCATCACTGGGTCTAGAGCAGAAGGTACCAGGTGACTCATGTGCTATCATAAAATTTGTAGCAACTTTCTTTTAAATGGGTTTAGAAATTCCCTCCTTCGTTAAAACAAATCAAAAGGAGTAACTTCTATGAAGACTCTTTCATCAGTTGCTTCTGAATATAGAGGGATCTGGGTGGAGGAAAGAGGGAGTAAATTGGTCATATCCAGCCATGTTCTTTCTATTACATGATTCCCCTGCTAATCAGGACTCCTTGCAGCACCAGAAGAACCCTCCTGATGTGAGCAGCCCTCGACAGAGCACGCAAGGAGGGGCCCTGGGCTGGCAGCTTGCTGGATAGGATTGGTTCCAAGGCGGAAGGTGAAGTCTAAGGATTTTTTCCTACAAAGGAAGTAGCCCTCAAGGGTTGAAAATCTGCAGACTTCCTTTTTTAGGGGATAGCAGTTGAAGAATGGAATGAGATGCATGGAGGAAATTTCTCCATGTGAAATGGGAGGTTTTTCATGTGTCATACTCTCCCTGGCTGCTGCTGTCATTTAATCATACCACATCTTCTGAGATGACATCCCTTCATTCTAAAGAAGGAGCAGTTCACATGGGGAAGCAAGAAACTGGTACATGACATGTTCTTTGTGGCACACTGAGCCTAAGGGCACTCTGGGTACCTAGTTCTGTAGCAAATCCCTGGTTCGGGTCTAGGGCAAGCACATAGTTTGGTTTAAATTGGTCTTTGGGTCAGTTGTCTGAGGCCTTCTCAGAactcagggggtgggggtggggggatagcCAGTGGTCCAGGGCTTATCTAAATGCCTGTCATCCATTTCACCTTGGTGCAGCATGCAGCTTTTCTTAACCTGCAGCTTATTTCCTGTTCACAAGATGTGGgagcttttgcttttctaaggCTTAGGAATCCTCCTCCTATATGTCTGAACAGTTTATTGTTGACAGTCCTGGCCGGTTTCCTCCAAAATCTGCTAATCCCTACTGTTTCTTTACCCACCCACACTCAATCCATCAGAGAAAAAAGCAAGAGTGCCCTGTCCTTAACTCCAGTGCTAGTaaaatatatctttcttttttaagctgGGTCAGTTTCTAAGTGGCATGAGATTGCCCAGATGGAAACTCTCTGCCCTATCAGGCACCACTGAATTTCCCTTCTCAGTCCTTCGTTTAGACTCACTAGTGAAAGTGAATGCAAACCGTAACTCTCACTGTGGGAGTGCTGCAGCCCGCCTCAGCCTGTCCCTCTGAATGCTCATCTTTTGACTGAGTACTGTCATATTAACATTGCAATGCAGGTAGAAGTACAGGTGCCACCTGAAGAGGATAGATGTGAAGGGAGTTTGGGGAGGGATGGGAAGTTGGGTAAAGAAAGGCTAAAGAATGAGAGTCAAAGGTTTAGCGATGTTGAGGAACCACATTTCCCAAGCAGATCTGTAGCATTTGCTGTTGACCTCTTTTGAGATGAATTCTCCCATAGGACCTGCCAGAGAGCACTGAGACTTGGAGGAAATCGGACAGAAAATGGCTCACCCTGATAAGGAAGAGGCGTGACTGTATTTTAAACTAAACTTGCTTTTTCCAGCACTGTGAGGTTTCTGTAATAGTCAGCTTTTATTTGGAAGCGATAGCGTATGGCATTTTTTATGCTCTTTGGTTTATACTGTCTACTGCAGGCTTCTTCGTGCAAACCCGGCCCGGGCTCACCCCCACCTGGACACTGTTGTAGAGTGTCGCAGCTGCCCATGCCGTCAGGGGCTCTGACGTGAGGCTGTATCCTCTAGATCCACGTTTTTAGGTTGGCATGACTGGTGATGGCTTTTTGTGGCAAGAGAAAAGCGCATTAACTCAAAAAAACCCAAGGAGagtaaaaagggaaggaagatagACATTGTGCCTCATCTTTCACGGAATGCTATATTTATTATTCTAGAAAAAGAGAACTTACAAATGGAGAAGTACTAGTAGAGCATCTACTTCATCCCTCAGGCTGTCCaggggaaaacaagaaaaataaacatctaaTAGAAAATCAAAAGATCttcaaatttaattcttaaaaatagttttacacCAAGTATTAAGGATTATTTAGCAAAGGACTTGTAAAATAAGCGCTTAAATTAGCTGAACACACATTGTATCAAATtaacaaaatcatttaaaatgagtTGGAATAGAAACCGATAGCAGCGTCCTCCGTGAGCTGCACACACTTGAAGGTGCCCCTGCAGTGAGACACCTCAGGTACCCAGAGGCTGCAGCACTAGACGCTGTTGAGAAGTTAGTGTTTATGGAGATTTTAGTTAAAGAAAAGAGTTTCCTGCTGCATAAGCCAATGGCTGTTGTGAGGGAAATGTCCCTTTGCCTTTAATTTATGTACATACTGGAAGTAGATGAATTTCTTAGTTGCATCTTACTTTAAGTCGAAACAttgtaaagagaagaaaataagaaccGGGTAGAAATTGACTAGATGCTGCCAAATCAAACCCAAGATCTCCTAACTGAACCTTATGAGCCTGCTTCTTTCCCAGACAAGTAGTTGGAGTCCCGTTCTAGGAACCCTTCGTAGTTGGCTGGTGTGTTTACTTTTTGCTGTAGCCAGCCAAGATGAATGCACCCTGGCCCCTCAAAAAGGATTTTACCTCAATCTAGCTTGACCCTCATACTTGTGGTTGCCTCTGAGAGCATCCatgctagtgttttgttttttttttttttaaaaaaaaaaaagaatgccctcAATGGCCAAGAACTGAAGCTCTTATTTAAAGGTGGGCAGACCTCTTGCCTGCTTTGATCTAGTCCCTCTCAGGCTGATGGGGGCAGTGCCACACTGTAAAGATTGGAAACTATAGAAGTGTTAATGTGTCCTATGGACTCAACagcagagtttatttttgtttttaatggcaaGGCTTCTAGAGTCAATGATTGTATGAGTTCCCTGCTCAGGCTATGCTTACAGTTCCATCAGAGTGCAAGAACTAATGAGGTGGATTGGCTGGCAGTGGAGCATGGCCCTAGCCAGGTCCCAGCGTAAACACAAGAGAGGTCAACAGTAGTACAGAATGAAAACTTGGTTGGGTGTTGGGGGTTGGGAtgtgggtgggcagggagggagaaatggagtTTGTTTTACTTACTGATAAAGCTTTGTGAACTAATTTTATACAATTCATAAAATTTGGTGCCTTGTACCCAATTATGGTTTGCATGGGATTGAAAAGATTAAGGGAAAGGATTCCTTCTTGTCATTTCAAGTGGCAAATGGGTCTGTATAGTGTAAAGGACATTTGGTGTCagactttttaaaagcatttcataTCTTGTGTGTGTGAAAGCAAATTATTCTTACCAGCAAGTTCTgaaatttttattgtaatatCCAAAATCTTTTGTGTTTGATTATTCATCAATGTCTCCTTTTCAAGGCAGACTATGTACCCCATTCTTTTTTACCACCCCTTTTATGTTCCAAACATTAGCTCAGGCCTTTTTAAAATCAGGCTGGGAGGGCTACCCCTTCCTAAACATATACTGTATTCCTATCTGGGATTATATCTTATAAGTGGAAGGGCTGCTTTTCCAGCTGGTTGGGAGAGCACAAATATTCAGAAGAAGGTCTTTTAGTTTTTCTAATGCTGGGCAACGTATGGTAGAAGTCAAACAAAAACGGTTCCTCCTGAAGTGGTACCTTCATTAGTTCTGAAGTTCTTTTGCACAAAATTTCAGGAAGCAGTGTAGAACACAGTCCCCTATATGTGAACCTTTAGATTGTAAGGCAAGACAGTGCACTGTGTAATATGCAAAAAAGAAGGCTCAAAGAACCTGTcccagctccccagccccactccctggCAGCTGCTGACTGGGATGGTGCTGAGTGGCTGTGGAAGGGGAAAAGACCCAGCCTGCTCACCTGCAGGGCTATAAACACAGCATGCTCCTTTTACTCCCACCTTAAGGTTTCCAAGACTTCACCAAAGGGTGTTTAAAAAGCTTACCACTCGAAGCACATATAATAATTGGATCCCTCAGCCTAATTAGGTGAGGAGGTTGTATCTTTGGAATAAAACCTCCCATGGCCACTTAGTTTCTTTACCAGGTAAGTATGAATCTCCCTGGTGGTTCAGATTCTTTTTTGAAGTTAGCACTAAAGCTGAAAAGCGCCTTCTAAATATGACTGTGAGTTTAGTTTATATCTTCCACGTTTAAATTTACCGTTTTCTTGGTCTACGGCTTTGACTTTAACCACTGTGTACTCAACCCAAACACTGCTCTAAGTACACCACAGCCACTAGAGCATTGAAGTGAATGGTCATTTTTGTGGACTTTCTCCATACTAAATTCTGCTGGCATGTTTCTATTTCAAATCTAACTAGGTTGTGTAAGAGATTTTCATAGTACTGTCATACTATGTTATGTGTTTACATCCTGTCATACGGTGTTAACTAGCCTGGGCTAAGCACCGTATGACAGGATGTGAAACTGACTTCCCTTGAGGAGAAATGTGTTGAAATGATGAAAGCCAGCACTTTCATTTGTGGAATAATTATTCATCAGAATTTGAGGAAATTGTAGATTTGGTAGCTTTAATCTGCTAAACTCTTATCACTTTCGGGAATTAAGGCAGTTTAAATGAAACTTTACCTTACCAGCTTTATGGCTTTATAAACCAACAGTGGCACTGTTACTTGAAGctaaaacattaaattttaagTGAAACTTGAATTATGCTTTTGGAAGCTGCCATGTCTTTAATTTTGGCCAGATTTTGATTTTTAgctttgaaaatttttatcaaaTAGAACTGTTCACAATTATGAATAGATCAGGTAGCAGACTTCAAGGATGTAAGTTTCACTCCTATAAAGAACAGGAGGTGCTGGTATTTCTAGTCTTAGCGCAGTGGTCTGATGCAGGCTGAAGGGACTTAAAAGTTTCCTTCCTGGTCACCATTTGCGGGGGTGATGGCTTTAAACCTAAGCCTTGCTTCATGTATGTTACCTTTCCTCATCAGATATAAACTTGTCAGAGCATCTGTGGTCCCCGTGTAGACTCTTAAAGGATCCTGCCTTCATGTTAAGCCAGCCACAGACCTGAATTCATACAAGCTCAAACTCCTTCCTCCTGAGAGATGGGACCTCCTCCCTGATTAATGCTCATAAGAGAATGGTGCTTTTCTTTAACATACAAAAAATCTAATTCCCTAACAGCTTTTAACCACATTTATGCCAGCAGGATCAAGgaccattttattctgtttacctTTAGTGAACAGATTGCTAAAGACAACACCTGTCAACAATTAGGCCACTGTGGTGCATTTATACTGACCCTCCTTTCCAGTTCATGTCCTTTAACCCCACACCCGTTCCGTAAGAGACTCGGCACGGTAAAgtagtatgtattttttttaaatgcctagtAGAGCAAATCAACTAGAAAAATTGCCAAGGGGAGCCTGTCACTATGTCCACACCTTTCTAAGCCTATGTGATTCTTTCCATGCCAGTTCCTTACATATTCCATTTCCAAAGAACCCCAAACTCCTGGACAGTGGTGGCAGTACCATGAATTTTAGGGTCAGAAAATAATCTATTTCCTTGTGAAGGAAGCAGCTTCCTCAAGCAGTGCCACTTCAGTGCCCACTGCCCAGGCTTACTTACCCCTTGCCTCTATCTGCACCTCACTGCCCTCAAATCCCACTGTACTATGGCAACAATGCCTCCCTGGTGCCTGGAAAACCCACCCGGTGCACTAAAATGCTATGCAACACCAAATGACTTCTTCCCTTAGTACTGCTCAAAAATGGAAATTCCTCAACAATATGCTTCATCCTATGCTAACATCAATGAACGGTGGCtacagtttccttttctttttttcttttgaaaatatgaagCAAACCATCTCTGTTACAATCCATGTTTGGGGCTTGTTCCTGTCTCTCTCGAGTGTGAAATATAAATCAtgtttttatgatttttgtaAATCTTGACTTTTTACACCTTGTTTTTGTAAGCCGAAGTttcttattaaaagaataaaatggctGTCTTTGTGTacagtttttatttgttaaaataccATTAGAATATTCCTCAGGACAAGAGCAAAGATCATCCCCTGCAGAAACTTTGGAACTATGTACAGAACTTTACAGAACACAGGACAACACTTTAGCTGGACCCTACCTGCTGACCAGAgaagggtgttctgagtggactcagcaaagaaaaggaaatcaagcaGGGAAGGAAAGGTGCCCATCTGAATCAAACTTCAGCCGCCATCAGGGCAAGTCTTGTGACGGCCACAGATCGGAGGCTCTGTTTTTGGAAGGTTCGAGTACAGCACAGGGGTTCCATGTGTCTGCAATCAGACAACAGGTGGCATCAGAAATGTAAAATCACTAGAGGGAAATTGGTAAGAGACTCAAATCCCTTGGAACATCTGGAGACACATCTAACTAGGAATAGCCAAGGATTTTACATCAAGTCTCTTTATTATTTTGTGAATAGCtgatataaattatttcttaTCCCAGTCTCTAGGACTCCTAAAACAGGCAGAACAGTGGTTAATGCTTACCTTTACGGCTACACCCCAGGCTGAGGTGCCATTAGGTCAATGTCACTCAAATTCCTGGCCAGCCAAACTCCGGCAGCAAAAAGTCCCAAATTGAGGATCAAGTTCCTGGAAAAAATGCATCCCTTTAACCCTGTGGTCACTGAGTCACGTGTCTTTGGTCAGTGAAAgatgggctggggggtgggggggaagcttccCATCACCACCCTGGAAGCCGCCCCCTCCCAAGGCAAAAACACTTTAGAATCGCAAGAGCATCATCGATGGTTACATAATAGGTTGCCCAAGACCCACGTGGTTATTTAAGGTTCGTTTCTACGTCTAGTAAGAGTAGGGTCAAATGCAAAACCCAATTAAGTACTCGTCCTGGGCCGAAAAGCCTGTTTACGTGTTGGCGCCTCCTCTCCCCGGGTCTCCGCGGGCAGGGTAAGATTCTCTAGACAGACCCCGGTGACTGAAAGGAGCGCTTTGGCCGCACGGGAACTCTCCCGGTCAAGGACCTCAGCAAAGCACAGCCAGAGCCACGAAAAGGCCGAGATACTGGCGGTGTAAAAAATCCGGAGGGCCCAGCCTCGGCGAAGAAGGAAACCTGGCAGGTAATACGTGCGCGAAGGGCAGGAGAGCGACCAAGCTCCCGTGCCTCGGTTACCTGCGGAAGTCATTCCTATCGGTGGCGAAGCGGTAGACGCCCCGAAGCCAGTCTCCCACGTTGTCTGGAATTTCGGGAGCTTCATTTGCCGAGCCCGCAGCGATCACGCCTGCCCCACTGGAAGCCATAGCAGCACACCAGCGATCCGCAAGGTCTCTCACCACGCCCCTTGTCGGCGCCAGCAGATCACGCAACTTCCGGTCTCGCGTTTCCGCTGGCTACTCGCCGACAGAGGGCGCAG from Mesoplodon densirostris isolate mMesDen1 chromosome 10, mMesDen1 primary haplotype, whole genome shotgun sequence encodes the following:
- the TOMM6 gene encoding mitochondrial import receptor subunit TOM6 homolog — protein: MASSGAGVIAAGSANEAPEIPDNVGDWLRGVYRFATDRNDFRRNLILNLGLFAAGVWLARNLSDIDLMAPQPGV